In one window of Ovis aries strain OAR_USU_Benz2616 breed Rambouillet chromosome 5, ARS-UI_Ramb_v3.0, whole genome shotgun sequence DNA:
- the LOC114114866 gene encoding LOW QUALITY PROTEIN: interferon-gamma-inducible GTPase 10-like (The sequence of the model RefSeq protein was modified relative to this genomic sequence to represent the inferred CDS: inserted 1 base in 1 codon; deleted 2 bases in 1 codon) produces the protein MDPLLVNIIKKNDFEQLTSELPSFYKTLVSEVGGILPQESLKRIQTDFEKGQPIEAADEIQRALQSAENATLNVAVIGQSGSGKSSFINVLQGIGHEQAGSASVGAVPTTTKKTPYPHPKHPNMTFWDLPGTGTPESNPDPYQEVVGDDNYDFFIIISSSRFSANDAFLAQKIQEKGKKFYFVRTKVDSDLYNERKSKPRPFKKETVLQQIRDNCLIKLSKIVSEPTVFLVSNFKPKKFDFPKLQETLLKDLPAEKRYIPLLLCPNLSESFIEMKRAMIKEKVWLKAVRAAILAFIPLTPFFCGFNLSEQKSQLKRYQSDFGLDEESVSQIAQNLGISEQEIYSLMKSADFNSLVKDDSIXTNVKKCAEFICSVTGLPQSSIFQFYKVYFLHLKFIDTVAEDAKRVLAKIEEMKPDRME, from the exons ATGGATCCACTCCTCGTAAACATcattaagaaaaatgattttgagCAACTGACCTCAGAGTTACCGTCTTTCTACAAAACATTAGTCAGTGAAGTTGGGGGGATCCTCCCTCAGGAAAGCCTTAAACGTATTCAAACAGACTTTGAGAAGGGGCAGCCAATAGAGGCGGCTGATGAAATTCAGAGAGCACTTCAGAGCGCTGAGAATGCTACCCTGAATGTGGCTGTGATTGGGCAATCTGGTTCTGGCAAGTCCAGTTTCATCAATGTCTTGCAAGGAATTGGTCATGAACAGGCTGGATCTGCTTCTGTTGGAGCTGTGCCAACCACCACAAAGAAAACTCCCTATCCACATCCGAAGCATCCCAACATGACCTTCTGGGACCTGCCTGGAACTGGGACCCCCGAATCCAATCCAGACCCTTATCAAGAAGTAGTGGGAGATGATAACTATgactttttcatcattatttcttCCTCACGGTTTAGCGCAAACGATGCTTTCCTGGCCCAGAAGATtcaggagaaggga aaaaaattctactttgtTAGAACCAAGGTGGATAGTGATTTATAtaatgaaaggaaaagcaaacccAGACCTTTCAAAAAGGAGACAGTCCTTCAGCAGATCCGAGACAACTGCCTGATCAAACTCAGCAAAATTGTATCTGAGCCGACTGTCTTCCTGGTGTCCAACTTTAAGCCAAAGAAGTTTGATTTCCCGAAACTGCAGGAGACACTGCTGAAGGATCTCCCTGCTGAAAAGCGCTACATCCCTCTCCTCTTGTGCCCAAATTTGTCTGAGTCTTTCATTGAGATGAAGAGAGCTATGATCAAGGAGAAGGTCTGGCTGAAAGCCGTCAGGGCAGCCATTTTGGCCTTCATCCCCTTGACGCCTTTCTTCTGTGGCTTTAATTTGTCTGAACAGAAGAGTCAGTTGAAACGTTATCAGAGCGATTTTGGTTTGGATGAGGAGTCGGTCAGTCAGATTGCCCAGAACCTGGGCATATCTGAACAAGAGATCTACAGCCTCATGAAGTCTGCAGATTTCAACTCACTTGTGAAGGATGACAGTA ATACCAATGTCAAGAAGTGTGCtgagttcatttgctcagttacTGGACTCCCCCAGTCTTCTATTTTCCAGTTTTACAAAGTCTACTTTCTACATCTGAAATTCATCGATACAGTGGCAGAAGATGCTAAAAGAGTCTTGGCTAAGATTGAGGAGATGAAGCCTGATAGGATGGAGTAG